In a single window of the Litorilituus sediminis genome:
- a CDS encoding LysR substrate-binding domain-containing protein encodes MSKKLPPLHLLSIFEASARHENFKAASEELCITPSAVSHQVKSLEAFLGFELFLRKSRGVSLNSAGKVYLHYVQQGLSKLEQGTKVVSNKFSNPALKITTFPTMASNAIIPQLGLFQQSHPEIDIRIETGMQLTDLRYDDSDLAIRLGNGNWPGVISKKLMSLQVHALCSPEFAKQYQLKSPEQIADVPLIDLSNMDNVWQMWAKELALDIKDFKHKLTFSHYEASLQAAEQGLGLALAVLPVENQLLERNLLVSPFAVSAPYFKDLYAVYREEDEDRHDILCFIDWLIRSPLLKVRS; translated from the coding sequence ATGTCTAAAAAACTACCGCCACTGCATTTACTGTCTATTTTTGAAGCTTCTGCACGACATGAGAACTTTAAAGCGGCATCCGAAGAGCTGTGTATTACCCCTTCTGCAGTAAGTCATCAGGTTAAATCATTAGAAGCTTTTTTAGGTTTTGAATTGTTTTTAAGAAAAAGTCGCGGTGTTAGTTTAAATTCAGCCGGTAAAGTGTATTTACATTATGTACAGCAAGGCTTAAGCAAGTTAGAGCAAGGTACTAAGGTGGTAAGTAATAAGTTTTCAAACCCTGCGCTTAAAATTACCACGTTTCCGACTATGGCGAGCAATGCCATTATCCCACAGCTTGGCTTGTTTCAACAAAGCCATCCAGAAATTGATATACGTATTGAAACTGGCATGCAGCTCACTGATTTACGTTACGATGACAGCGATCTAGCAATCAGGCTAGGCAATGGTAATTGGCCTGGGGTTATCTCCAAAAAACTGATGTCGTTACAAGTACATGCGCTTTGCTCGCCAGAATTTGCTAAGCAATATCAGTTAAAGTCACCTGAGCAAATAGCCGATGTTCCCTTAATTGATTTGTCTAATATGGATAATGTCTGGCAAATGTGGGCAAAAGAGTTAGCTTTAGATATCAAAGATTTTAAACATAAATTAACCTTTAGCCATTATGAGGCATCATTACAAGCGGCAGAGCAGGGCTTAGGACTAGCACTCGCTGTGCTGCCAGTAGAAAACCAATTACTTGAACGTAACTTATTAGTCTCGCCTTTTGCTGTTAGCGCACCTTACTTTAAAGATCTTTACGCAGTTTATCGCGAAGAAGATGAAGATAGGCACGATATCTTGTGCTTTATTGATTGGCTAATTCGCTCACCGTTACTTAAAGTACGCAGCTAA
- the sbcD gene encoding exonuclease subunit SbcD: MRILHTSDWHLGQSFYGKSRAHEHEQFLAWLITQVKHYDIDAVIVAGDIFDTATPPSYAREIYYNFIAQMHQIGCHLVVLAGNHDSVAMLSESKSLLSSLSAQVVPKVDTEDYSNEQLIVIKDKNDKASAIVCAIPFIRPRDIMKSQAGQSASDKQQQLQQAIAEHYQSLYLEAEKLKQNIADKEGYKVPIIATGHLTALGVSVADSKSDAVRDIYIGTLEAFPSSAFPPADYIALGHIHRAQTVAKSEHIRYSGSPIPLSFDEAKQNKSVFIVSFTQDKLADVEKITIPSFQPMAVLQTKLEDLTDNTKALLEQFSEQINAQNTLWLDVEIESAEHLNDLQQRLAEQLADAPVEVLLLRRCKKARKLLQQSQGIDNKVTLAELSHDDVFQAKLESLDLQSPEELARKARLQQLFQQTLVKVEAQCQQQTSKLEDELSPAFADNSQVNGAQAKSELEASS, translated from the coding sequence ATGCGTATTCTTCACACTTCAGATTGGCATTTAGGTCAATCTTTTTACGGTAAAAGCCGTGCACATGAGCATGAACAATTTTTAGCTTGGCTTATCACGCAAGTAAAGCACTATGACATAGATGCTGTTATCGTTGCTGGCGATATTTTTGATACGGCTACTCCACCGAGTTACGCACGCGAAATCTATTATAATTTTATCGCGCAAATGCACCAAATAGGCTGTCACTTGGTCGTATTAGCGGGTAATCATGATTCTGTCGCTATGCTAAGTGAGTCCAAATCCTTGTTATCAAGTTTATCTGCACAGGTTGTCCCTAAGGTAGATACTGAAGACTACAGCAATGAACAGCTTATTGTTATTAAAGATAAAAACGATAAAGCAAGTGCCATTGTTTGTGCTATTCCTTTTATTAGACCGCGCGATATTATGAAAAGCCAAGCGGGTCAATCTGCCAGTGACAAGCAGCAACAGTTACAACAAGCTATTGCCGAACATTATCAAAGCTTGTATTTGGAGGCTGAAAAGCTAAAGCAAAACATTGCCGATAAAGAAGGGTATAAGGTGCCTATTATAGCTACGGGGCATTTAACGGCACTTGGGGTCAGTGTTGCTGACAGTAAAAGTGATGCCGTACGGGATATTTATATTGGTACATTAGAAGCCTTTCCAAGTAGTGCATTTCCGCCTGCTGACTATATTGCCCTTGGCCATATTCATAGGGCTCAAACCGTGGCAAAGTCAGAGCATATTCGTTATAGCGGCTCACCAATCCCGTTAAGTTTTGATGAAGCTAAGCAAAATAAAAGCGTCTTTATTGTCAGCTTTACTCAAGATAAGCTGGCTGATGTTGAAAAAATTACTATTCCTAGTTTTCAGCCGATGGCAGTTTTACAAACTAAACTTGAGGATTTAACCGATAATACTAAGGCATTGCTTGAGCAATTTAGCGAGCAAATAAATGCACAAAATACCTTATGGCTAGATGTTGAAATAGAAAGTGCTGAACATTTAAATGATCTTCAGCAACGTTTAGCTGAGCAGTTAGCGGATGCGCCGGTAGAAGTGTTATTACTAAGGCGCTGTAAAAAAGCACGTAAGTTACTACAGCAAAGCCAAGGTATTGATAATAAAGTAACCTTGGCTGAGTTGAGCCATGATGATGTTTTTCAAGCTAAGCTCGAGTCATTAGATTTACAAAGCCCGGAAGAATTAGCAAGAAAAGCGCGTTTGCAGCAATTATTTCAGCAAACTTTAGTTAAGGTAGAAGCGCAGTGTCAGCAACAAACGAGCAAGCTTGAAGATGAATTAAGCCCAGCATTCGCGGATAATTCGCAAGTAAACGGTGCGCAAGCGAAATCTGAGCTAGAGGCTAGTTCATGA
- a CDS encoding AAA family ATPase, which yields MRILTLRFENINSLKGSWQIDFTKEPFDSNGLFAITGATGAGKTSILDAICLALYHQTPRLSVSKKQNQLMTRHTSHCMAEVEFEVKGQGYRAFWSQKRARNKLDGNLLEPVAELARLDGTIVAEKLKDVRAGIAQITGLNFSRFTKSMMLSQGEFAAFLNADPKERALLLEQLTGTEIYGLISQQVFNDHKVAEQELALLQAKKQAVLLLPDEEVANLTEQLTELSHLDSAHSKQHNELIALKSWRLALEENTQQLDKSQAELDEVKQRELEAKPELDKLLLAVPAEQIHGKYQLFCQAKQRLSEQEQALEQLAQQHKQISDAVKQEEQNLSVTEQEQNQVLQQLAASEVLLRDKIVPLETAITSQEQELTKLKQTITVLNETHTELTQQQQSTAEQQQVLSGKLSAQKQQLAAQANSHELANRLPRWHEQFTQLAKHRSKALAFNEQEQQCHTELEKLNKQSVDKQAQLQAYQQDLQSEANKLAEFGQKQQALYQNHQPALDALFAKDVILTLASQQLTTPLLAKQQQVNALQQGIVLSQRLSALYNEQNELAQHSHQQEQVIIDTQSQLTQMRTRFGELNQQQKDVENLLQQHQAIMSLAEHRQQLQAHQPCPLCGSTEHPLLQGYQGIDSNEHQQRLTAIKQEKKQLEEQGNQLNRQHSQSTGLLASYKERQQVIEKELADNSQQWQQLTKANAIHLDINQLNELNAQLHLCQQQLDSLSQYQSDLQLLEQAQADNKEVLRKIEGQVQDCQSQITVLLGQIDNVQQNSQSIQQNKAQLDNELMQCYQLLRQEILELQITLPESLVSENALTLTGTFNKEQLENEQAGEQAWLITQQQVAEQHQQLLQQIELAEQQLISLNQAQAVVDSQYQQSHEQLQVKQAEYQALSEQLQLQNELRVTGYLELNLTFEDGYSVDIATKIISEQRELSTSAIEQAKASLANVQQQDNQLLGQLSAAKKHYEQLISEQKIASDNWLSVLSESQFTDEAQFLAALISPQEKDELQALAKALEQSKGHFMTLLEQAKLNEKQLRLKQADFEQSEYFSLELSALDSQLTALSDLMKENQIQLGQVKQTLSTDEENKRTQQALIEQIELSRSKLDDLSYLNGLIGSADGAKFRRFAQGLTLHYLVHLANEQLDKLDGRYQLQCQQSDNLTLQVLDTWQGDSVRDTKTLSGGESFLVSLALALALSDLVSSKTSIDSLFLDEGFGTLDNETLEVALDALDCLNASGKTIGIISHIEALKERIAVQIKVKKLSGLGVSSLEKQYQYCP from the coding sequence ATGAGAATCTTAACATTACGCTTTGAGAACATTAACTCCCTTAAAGGCAGCTGGCAAATAGACTTTACTAAGGAGCCGTTTGATAGCAATGGCTTATTTGCGATTACTGGGGCAACAGGTGCGGGTAAAACCAGTATTTTAGATGCGATTTGTCTTGCTTTGTATCATCAAACACCACGCCTTAGTGTTTCTAAAAAGCAAAACCAATTGATGACACGCCATACCAGTCACTGCATGGCAGAAGTTGAGTTTGAAGTGAAAGGCCAAGGTTATCGCGCTTTTTGGAGTCAAAAAAGAGCGCGTAATAAGCTTGATGGTAATTTGCTTGAACCTGTTGCTGAGCTGGCGCGTCTTGATGGCACTATTGTTGCCGAAAAATTAAAAGATGTCCGTGCGGGTATTGCGCAAATAACCGGGCTAAATTTCTCCCGCTTTACTAAATCAATGATGTTATCTCAAGGTGAGTTCGCCGCTTTTTTAAATGCCGATCCGAAAGAGCGAGCATTATTGTTAGAGCAGTTAACGGGCACGGAGATTTATGGTCTTATTTCTCAGCAAGTCTTTAATGATCATAAAGTCGCTGAGCAGGAGTTAGCGCTATTACAAGCAAAAAAACAAGCTGTGTTGTTATTGCCTGATGAAGAAGTCGCGAACTTAACAGAGCAATTAACTGAGTTATCGCATTTAGATAGCGCGCATAGCAAACAGCATAATGAACTTATTGCCTTAAAATCATGGCGACTTGCGCTAGAAGAAAATACTCAGCAACTAGATAAATCACAAGCTGAATTAGACGAGGTAAAGCAACGTGAGCTTGAGGCTAAACCAGAGCTGGATAAACTACTGTTAGCTGTACCTGCAGAGCAAATCCATGGCAAATATCAGCTTTTTTGCCAAGCTAAACAAAGGTTATCAGAACAAGAGCAGGCGCTTGAACAATTAGCACAGCAGCATAAGCAAATATCTGACGCAGTTAAGCAAGAAGAGCAAAACCTGTCAGTAACTGAGCAAGAGCAAAATCAAGTATTACAGCAACTGGCGGCAAGTGAAGTGTTACTTCGCGATAAAATTGTGCCACTTGAAACGGCCATTACCAGCCAAGAGCAAGAGTTAACTAAGCTAAAGCAAACAATTACGGTATTAAATGAAACGCATACAGAGTTAACACAACAACAACAAAGTACCGCTGAGCAGCAGCAAGTACTTTCTGGCAAATTAAGCGCGCAAAAACAGCAGTTGGCAGCACAAGCGAATAGTCATGAACTAGCCAATAGGCTGCCCCGTTGGCATGAGCAGTTTACTCAGCTTGCCAAGCATAGAAGCAAAGCTTTAGCTTTTAATGAGCAAGAGCAGCAATGTCACACTGAGCTTGAAAAGCTGAACAAGCAAAGTGTCGATAAACAAGCGCAGTTACAAGCGTATCAACAAGATTTACAAAGTGAAGCCAATAAACTTGCTGAATTTGGCCAAAAGCAACAAGCCTTGTATCAAAATCATCAACCGGCATTAGATGCGTTATTTGCTAAAGATGTAATACTAACCTTGGCATCACAGCAATTAACAACACCCTTGTTGGCAAAGCAACAACAAGTTAATGCTTTACAGCAAGGTATTGTACTATCACAGCGCTTAAGCGCACTGTATAACGAGCAAAATGAGCTAGCTCAGCATAGCCATCAGCAAGAGCAAGTTATTATTGATACGCAAAGCCAATTAACACAAATGCGCACGCGATTTGGTGAATTAAATCAGCAACAAAAAGATGTTGAGAACTTATTACAACAGCATCAAGCCATAATGTCGTTAGCAGAGCATAGGCAACAATTACAAGCGCATCAGCCATGTCCGCTGTGTGGCTCAACAGAGCATCCGCTACTACAAGGTTATCAAGGTATTGATAGCAATGAGCACCAACAACGTTTAACGGCGATTAAACAAGAGAAAAAACAATTAGAAGAGCAGGGCAATCAGCTTAACCGTCAGCATAGTCAAAGCACAGGCTTATTAGCAAGCTACAAAGAAAGACAACAAGTAATTGAAAAAGAACTCGCCGATAATAGCCAGCAGTGGCAACAGTTAACCAAAGCGAATGCCATTCACCTTGATATTAATCAGCTTAATGAGCTTAACGCACAGCTTCATTTATGCCAGCAGCAGCTAGATAGTCTTAGCCAATATCAAAGTGATTTACAATTACTTGAGCAAGCACAAGCCGATAATAAAGAGGTATTACGAAAAATTGAGGGGCAAGTACAAGATTGCCAAAGTCAAATAACTGTGCTGCTGGGGCAAATTGACAATGTTCAGCAAAATAGTCAATCAATTCAGCAAAACAAAGCGCAATTAGATAATGAATTGATGCAGTGTTACCAACTGCTTAGGCAAGAGATCCTTGAGTTACAGATAACACTACCAGAAAGCTTAGTGTCGGAAAATGCGCTGACATTGACTGGCACATTCAATAAAGAGCAACTAGAAAACGAGCAAGCAGGCGAACAAGCTTGGTTAATAACACAGCAGCAAGTTGCAGAGCAGCATCAGCAATTATTGCAACAAATAGAGCTGGCTGAACAGCAACTTATTAGTCTTAATCAAGCGCAAGCTGTCGTTGATAGTCAATATCAGCAAAGCCATGAGCAGCTACAAGTTAAGCAAGCTGAATATCAAGCGCTATCAGAGCAATTACAGTTGCAAAATGAGTTACGCGTTACTGGTTATCTGGAGTTAAATCTTACTTTTGAAGATGGTTATAGTGTTGATATAGCAACAAAAATCATTAGCGAGCAAAGAGAACTAAGCACTAGCGCTATTGAACAAGCAAAAGCAAGTCTAGCTAACGTTCAACAGCAAGATAATCAGCTATTAGGGCAATTAAGTGCGGCGAAAAAGCATTATGAACAGCTAATTTCTGAACAAAAAATAGCCAGTGATAATTGGTTGTCTGTGTTATCGGAAAGTCAATTTACCGATGAAGCTCAATTTTTAGCAGCGTTAATATCACCACAAGAAAAAGATGAATTACAAGCATTAGCAAAAGCACTTGAGCAAAGTAAAGGTCATTTTATGACCTTGTTAGAACAAGCGAAATTAAATGAAAAACAATTACGTTTAAAGCAAGCTGATTTTGAACAGAGCGAGTACTTTTCATTAGAGCTAAGTGCCCTTGATAGTCAATTAACCGCGCTGTCAGATTTAATGAAAGAAAACCAAATTCAGCTTGGACAAGTAAAGCAAACTTTATCTACGGATGAAGAAAACAAGCGTACTCAGCAGGCATTAATTGAACAGATTGAACTATCACGTAGCAAACTAGATGATTTAAGCTATTTAAATGGCCTGATAGGCTCAGCTGATGGCGCTAAGTTTAGACGCTTTGCGCAAGGTTTAACCTTACATTACCTGGTGCATTTAGCTAATGAGCAGTTAGATAAGCTAGATGGCCGTTATCAATTACAATGTCAGCAAAGTGATAATTTAACATTACAAGTACTGGATACTTGGCAAGGTGATAGTGTTAGAGATACTAAAACTTTATCGGGTGGAGAAAGTTTTTTAGTGAGTTTAGCGTTAGCGTTAGCTTTATCAGATTTAGTGAGCAGTAAAACCAGCATAGATTCACTATTTCTGGATGAGGGGTTTGGCACTTTAGATAATGAAACATTAGAAGTGGCATTAGATGCTTTGGACTGCCTAAATGCTAGTGGTAAAACTATAGGTATTATTAGCCACATTGAAGCCTTAAAAGAGCGTATTGCCGTACAGATCAAAGTGAAAAAATTGAGCGGCCTAGGTGTCAGCTCGCTAGAAAAACAATACCAGTATTGTCCTTAA
- a CDS encoding PilZ domain-containing protein: MSEVAEQLNTNTQLFELQPGKNLDLQISHPVSVRLKLTLVGYELGKYIILKYPRVANPLDYKDVLVEGNVVIVRYLLEGSKGECFAFRSSIKSVCQYPERFIFLAYPEKIENRQLRRQQRNTIYLPASIMIEDSTQAQESQLSGVIVDISEKGCGFTFKSQSTSTTVNKRNIIVKVQTHGKQEFKIAAKVCNSRNEKGNVSVGIQFLENQPQISELLGQLFILN; this comes from the coding sequence ATGTCAGAAGTAGCAGAGCAACTGAATACCAATACTCAATTATTTGAACTACAACCAGGAAAAAACCTCGATTTACAAATTAGTCACCCTGTTTCGGTTCGCCTTAAGCTTACCCTTGTCGGTTATGAGCTGGGTAAATACATTATTTTAAAGTATCCAAGGGTTGCAAACCCGTTAGATTATAAAGATGTGCTGGTCGAAGGAAATGTGGTGATAGTTCGCTACTTACTTGAAGGTAGTAAAGGTGAATGCTTTGCCTTTCGTTCATCCATTAAAAGCGTCTGCCAATATCCTGAGCGCTTTATCTTTTTAGCTTACCCAGAAAAAATAGAAAATAGACAACTGCGCAGACAGCAACGAAATACAATTTATCTACCCGCTTCAATTATGATTGAAGATTCGACGCAAGCACAAGAAAGTCAGCTCAGTGGCGTTATTGTCGATATTTCAGAAAAAGGCTGTGGCTTTACCTTTAAAAGTCAAAGCACAAGCACCACAGTGAATAAACGCAATATTATTGTTAAGGTGCAAACCCATGGTAAGCAAGAATTCAAAATTGCCGCCAAAGTGTGTAATAGCCGTAATGAAAAGGGCAATGTCAGTGTCGGTATTCAATTTCTAGAGAATCAACCACAAATAAGTGAGCTATTAGGGCAACTGTTCATTCTCAATTAG
- a CDS encoding PepSY-associated TM helix domain-containing protein gives MKIRGDIIRTYQSIHTWTGIITGLVLFIGFYAGSLTMFKPAIEQWATPTVQELLQIPAIKLDQLINEAAKQQEKVKQGFIINFDENSSPMMWYEKGGGRGLRLDDQLKHATLNEYDQLVSYQGEKNMLGSLIDQLHRTAGIVGKVGHEDLGVLILGIAAGLYFLALISGVIFLLPTLVKSLFALRQNKGASRFWLDSHNLIGVVSLPFHFIIAWTAVVFALHDPFYGGLSVVYGDKPLFERAAPGKTSYDFSSLPPMQQYIDKVAELAPNHTLHLLDFSRLDTTSPSLAIEVKANDQLMRGGYSDIIYMNPFTMEVEYSTVYNEHNSNYGPIVTSFFGLHFGNYAGNLGRWVYFIMGLLGAFLFYSGNLLWLEKRRKKQQQQSKSSKVMAALTIGVCFGSILGVVVSMLASKWLYIYSTQTNIYYLYLYYVSFFAAIGYCLWRGAARGAIHIQLCLAFACLAIVATTIAGYLLPHLELASTFQQKNYFVELIAFVFAMLFFVSAKKTKKRATQGDKHSVWAIAPDKAKQVNQAIEVNTTT, from the coding sequence ATGAAAATTCGCGGCGATATCATTAGAACCTATCAAAGTATTCATACTTGGACAGGTATAATCACGGGTCTGGTTTTATTTATCGGCTTTTATGCTGGCTCACTGACCATGTTTAAGCCTGCAATTGAACAATGGGCAACACCAACAGTACAAGAGCTACTTCAGATACCAGCAATTAAATTGGATCAACTCATCAATGAAGCGGCCAAACAACAAGAGAAAGTAAAGCAAGGCTTTATTATTAACTTTGATGAAAATAGCTCGCCTATGATGTGGTATGAAAAAGGTGGCGGGAGGGGTTTACGCCTTGATGATCAACTAAAGCATGCCACGTTAAATGAATATGATCAGTTAGTCAGCTATCAGGGTGAAAAAAATATGCTGGGTAGCTTAATTGACCAACTGCATAGAACTGCCGGTATAGTTGGCAAAGTCGGTCATGAAGATCTTGGCGTGTTAATTTTAGGTATTGCTGCCGGGCTGTATTTCTTAGCATTAATTTCAGGCGTGATATTTTTATTACCTACCTTAGTTAAATCACTGTTTGCCTTAAGGCAAAATAAAGGCGCCAGCCGTTTCTGGCTAGATAGCCATAACCTAATTGGCGTAGTCAGCCTACCGTTTCATTTTATTATTGCTTGGACCGCAGTCGTTTTTGCCCTGCATGATCCATTTTACGGTGGTTTATCTGTAGTTTATGGTGATAAGCCATTATTTGAGCGTGCTGCGCCAGGTAAAACAAGCTATGACTTTAGCTCGCTCCCACCAATGCAGCAGTATATTGATAAAGTAGCAGAGCTTGCACCAAATCATACACTACACTTGCTCGATTTTAGTCGACTCGATACCACAAGCCCATCACTTGCTATAGAAGTAAAAGCTAATGATCAACTGATGCGTGGTGGTTACAGTGATATTATTTATATGAACCCCTTTACCATGGAGGTTGAATATTCAACCGTTTATAACGAGCACAATAGTAACTATGGCCCAATTGTAACGAGCTTTTTTGGCTTACATTTTGGCAATTACGCGGGTAACTTAGGTCGTTGGGTATATTTTATTATGGGACTACTTGGCGCCTTTTTATTTTATAGCGGTAACTTACTTTGGTTAGAAAAAAGACGTAAAAAACAACAACAGCAAAGTAAATCAAGCAAAGTCATGGCGGCACTTACTATTGGCGTTTGCTTTGGCTCTATATTAGGCGTTGTTGTTAGCATGCTAGCAAGTAAATGGCTTTACATATACAGCACGCAAACCAATATTTACTACCTGTACTTATACTATGTCAGCTTTTTTGCTGCTATTGGTTATTGCTTGTGGCGCGGCGCGGCACGTGGAGCAATTCACATTCAATTATGCTTAGCTTTTGCTTGTTTAGCTATCGTTGCAACGACCATAGCAGGCTACTTACTTCCGCACTTAGAGCTAGCATCTACTTTCCAACAAAAAAATTACTTTGTTGAATTAATAGCGTTTGTTTTTGCTATGTTATTCTTTGTAAGCGCTAAAAAAACCAAAAAGCGTGCAACACAAGGTGATAAACACAGTGTTTGGGCAATAGCGCCGGATAAGGCTAAGCAAGTAAACCAAGCCATTGAGGTGAATACGACAACTTAA
- a CDS encoding DMT family transporter has product MEIWIYFTLLAATMQAVRTAGQKHLSGKLNAMATTGVRYIYALPFAWGYLLWLLSYKQIDVPSLNHDFLGYALIACVMQIIGTACLVAAFRYRNFAVATSLAKTEAIQVAIFGALLFSAPLSGLGWLSVIVGVVGVFLVSKVKFTLKEAFKGSDAIPGMGFGLAAGLGLAITTLLIRESSLSLNTDLMVSAAVTLVFMITVQSVISLLYVYIQDKSQLPLMVKHWRVCLFVGVTSVLGSIGWFTGASFQNAAYVKALGQVEFFITLALTYRVFKEKITFKEYLGMSLIIFSVVILLLWA; this is encoded by the coding sequence GTGGAAATTTGGATTTATTTCACCTTACTTGCCGCGACCATGCAGGCAGTTAGAACCGCGGGACAAAAACACCTCTCAGGTAAGTTAAACGCCATGGCAACCACAGGCGTGCGTTATATTTACGCACTCCCGTTTGCCTGGGGTTATTTACTTTGGCTGTTAAGTTATAAGCAAATTGATGTACCTTCGCTTAATCATGACTTTTTAGGTTACGCTTTAATTGCTTGTGTTATGCAGATTATCGGTACGGCTTGCTTGGTTGCGGCCTTTCGTTATCGAAACTTTGCTGTTGCTACAAGCTTAGCGAAAACAGAAGCGATACAAGTGGCAATTTTCGGCGCTTTGTTGTTTTCTGCCCCCTTATCAGGTTTAGGCTGGCTCAGTGTTATTGTTGGTGTCGTTGGGGTGTTTTTAGTCTCTAAGGTTAAGTTTACCTTAAAAGAAGCTTTTAAAGGCTCTGATGCCATTCCTGGTATGGGCTTTGGCTTGGCAGCAGGTTTAGGTTTAGCGATCACTACTTTACTTATTCGAGAGTCGAGCTTAAGTCTGAATACCGATTTAATGGTCAGTGCAGCGGTTACCTTAGTGTTTATGATCACAGTGCAATCAGTAATTTCACTGCTATATGTTTATATTCAAGATAAAAGCCAATTACCTTTGATGGTTAAACATTGGCGTGTTTGTTTATTTGTCGGTGTAACCAGTGTTTTAGGCTCAATTGGTTGGTTTACCGGCGCAAGCTTTCAAAATGCTGCTTATGTTAAAGCGCTAGGACAAGTTGAATTCTTTATTACCTTGGCACTGACGTATCGTGTTTTTAAAGAAAAAATCACCTTTAAAGAATACTTAGGTATGTCATTAATTATATTCAGTGTGGTTATTTTGTTGCTTTGGGCATAA